Genomic window (Vidua macroura isolate BioBank_ID:100142 chromosome 3, ASM2450914v1, whole genome shotgun sequence):
GTAGCGCGTCCTGAAACGCATCAGTTCCAGCCTGCAGGCGTCCGGGGGTGTAAACTTAATAATCCGTGACTGCTCAAATTCCTGTGCTTTCACACAGTTATGGAAATGGCAGTCGAGAATATCGATCCActtcttctcctgctccttctcaaAGTAACGCTCGTCCCTCTTCTGGAGCTCCAGGTCGTTCAGCGTTAGAAAACACTCGGCACCGCCGTTCACAAAACACAGGCAGTAAACATGTGTGATGACCGCACTTTCTACGAGTTTTCCTTCTGCCTTAGTGACTTTCCCCCAGAAGTTATCCACTATTTCCAGAGTCATTTCTTGCTCTTCGTAATTCCTCTTTTGTCTGGAAACAGTAGGAAGTTTCATGAGCTCCTCCTCGACCGTCACGAGGAAGTCGGTGAAGTCGTTATAATCGGTGGTGCCCAGCTTCAACATCTGCTCCACCTCTGGCTCGTGGGTCACCTCTACTTTGGGGTGGTACCTCCTCTTCTCTGTGTAAGACACGCACTCGATCTTCACGGTGTGGATTTTTCCTGAGACGTTGTAGCTCTCCAGTTTGGGTTCGGACAGCTTGCACTGCGGCTGCAGCTGGAATTCCTTGAAAGGTTTCTCCAGGCCCTTTTCGTAATACATCTGCAACACCCCTCCAGCCAGGACGCTCAGGTAAATGGGGCCCCACTGCCGGGATGACATCATGTTCTTCTTCTCAGGAATCCTCAGCATGAACGGCCACCCATCTGATTTCTGGCTCCTGAAAAGGCTGCGTGGGATGGTGGGGGAGAGCCTGTGCCATGCGTGGGTGCTGGAGGTGGGTGGGTTTTCCACGGCCTCACAGCTGTCAGCTTGCAGGTGTTCAAGCCTCTGACAGATGTAACTGAAGGAGCCCTGGTTAAGGCTTTTCTGATCATGACATGTTTCTTTGTCTCTAGCATGACACCCGCTCCTGTCAAGCACTTTGTCCTTCCTGTGCATGCTAACATTAGCTGGCGACATGCTGAGGGAGCACCCTTCCTTCCAAAAAGGACTGGAAAAAGCACAGTCACTGTGGAAGTACGGGAAGTGTCCTGGAGCCAGCTCCTCACAGTTTCCTGGTGGGTTAGGGCTTCCTTCATCTGCTGATTTGGAGACCAAAGTCTTACCTGGATGGTCATTAGGTGAGGAGTTCAAAGGAAGGCTGCTGGGTTTCTGCGAGGCTAGGGATGAGCAAATCCCGGGGGATGGAGAAGGGTTAACATTTGATGGCCATTCAGGGATGGGGTAAAGCATGTGAATCCCAGACTTGGGAATGCAGGGGTTTCCTGGGTAGTCTCTGGTAGGTGTAGTAAGTGGAGAGTTGCTGGGGGGCCCAGGACTTAGGTAGAAATCAACTACAGGAGATGAGAGCGGAGTGCTGCCTGTAGAGGATGACCTACTTGAAGACTCATGAACACTGGACAGGTTGAGCTTAAGGCCATTTGgtttgcagctgctctgactgTCAGGTTTCTGAGGTGACTGGAAGAGAGGCTCATCATCAAAGGTGACCCAGTTTGCTGGATTTGGGGAGCACATCTTGCAGGAGAAACTTGAGGCACTTGCACAACACATCACCCGCAGGCCATCTATGAAGAAACAACAAACATGAATCAAATCAAGCTCAAATCACACAAAGCTCAAATCTGCAAGCAGTTCACAAATCCAACGTATTTTGTTTTACGTGTATAATCTGAGGTAGCAGTGTAGAAACTGATACACTGCCCGTGAATCCCCactgctctcccaggctggggaTTGAAGGGAGCTTTAAGCTCTATGAGCTGTTAAGAGCATCTGATGTACAGAGCCTCTCAACCAGAGAGAGCAGAATGCCCCACAGCAGTACAGGACTGCTTGAATAATACTTTCAGTTTCATTATATACAACATAATACTATACAGCTTATGCATCATTTCAAATATGGGCAGAGATTTTTCCATACTGGGCATCTGCTCTGGGTAAggtttcccctccttcccccatcaaaaaaacccagcattttaCTAAGAATGGTGTAGCTGTTTCCAAAAATAGAAtcaggagggagagaagggattATTTTTTTGATGAAAAGCTGTAGCAACTCAGTGCTGATGGCAAAGGTATACATCCTGCTGTCATCAGGGCAAAATCCTGGATGCCTGCCAACCCTTTACATCAGTTCCTTCAACCCAGGCTTACGCTCTTGGAGACTGGACATGTTATAAGGAAGCATTGGAAAGGCATTAAACTTTTAAACAAGAAATTAGCCCTAAGGATGAGCAGTACATTCCTGCTGAGGAGTAGACTGCAAGCCTCCACCGCAGACAAAACGCTGATGAAACACAAGTCAAGGCCAAGTAACAGCACTCACATCTGCCAAGCACTGAATTGGCTGGTGGCCTGGGAAAAGGACAGGTCTTTAAACCAATTAATAAACTACACTTCATCAAACAAAGTGTCTTTGGTAAAGGGCTCAGCTGATGTCCTCTGAGCAGGACTGCAACCGGTAAATCATTAATCTTGCCTTCGTGGTTCTAAATTGTGCGCTGGAATTTAAATGCATCCTTATGCAGGGCATGTTGTCCACAAAGTTTGTCCTCCCCGCTACTCCTGCCTGATGAGGGAGCAAGCAAAAAATTGCCAGTGCCTGAGGAGGAATGGAGTACAATGAAACACCAGGGGGGCACATATAAACATCGCTCATTTGACGGAAAGTTACTCTTGTTCTGTCAGAACACATCCACATTTGCCTGAAAGCACAAGGAAGGCGGAGTTCACTTAG
Coding sequences:
- the STON1 gene encoding stonin-1 — encoded protein: MCCASASSFSCKMCSPNPANWVTFDDEPLFQSPQKPDSQSSCKPNGLKLNLSSVHESSSRSSSTGSTPLSSPVVDFYLSPGPPSNSPLTTPTRDYPGNPCIPKSGIHMLYPIPEWPSNVNPSPSPGICSSLASQKPSSLPLNSSPNDHPGKTLVSKSADEGSPNPPGNCEELAPGHFPYFHSDCAFSSPFWKEGCSLSMSPANVSMHRKDKVLDRSGCHARDKETCHDQKSLNQGSFSYICQRLEHLQADSCEAVENPPTSSTHAWHRLSPTIPRSLFRSQKSDGWPFMLRIPEKKNMMSSRQWGPIYLSVLAGGVLQMYYEKGLEKPFKEFQLQPQCKLSEPKLESYNVSGKIHTVKIECVSYTEKRRYHPKVEVTHEPEVEQMLKLGTTDYNDFTDFLVTVEEELMKLPTVSRQKRNYEEQEMTLEIVDNFWGKVTKAEGKLVESAVITHVYCLCFVNGGAECFLTLNDLELQKRDERYFEKEQEKKWIDILDCHFHNCVKAQEFEQSRIIKFTPPDACRLELMRFRTRYNGQDLPFSVKAAVVVQGAYIELQAFINMSSAAQIPARLPSVKYCENVMIRFPVPTQWIKALWTMNLQRQKSLKAKMNRRACLGALHEVESDPVIQVSVGTAKYESAYRAVVWKIDRLPDKNSSLDHPHSLSYKLELGSDQEIPSDWYPFATVQFAVHDTCASGTEVKSLGIESDLQPQKHVVQKAFYNCQVEIEKKWIRLDGEDPAKAGNCLMQ